One genomic region from Actinocatenispora thailandica encodes:
- a CDS encoding ABC transporter ATP-binding protein yields the protein MTDAEPPAHGGGTTSPALLTAEALTRSYGPTPALSGVHLAIARGEIVAVTGPSGCGKSTLLHCLAGILRPDAGEVRYAGHRIDTLSEAERSRLRRTEFGVLFQFGQLVAELSALENVALPLLLGGARRTGAYATARERLDRLGVEDVATLLPGELSGGQQQRVALARALVTDPAVLFADEPTGALDSLTGEQVLTELVRESTERGTTVVLVTHDSKVAAYAHREIALRDGALDATGLGVFTVGADRGDRR from the coding sequence ATGACCGACGCAGAACCCCCGGCTCACGGCGGCGGGACCACCAGCCCGGCGCTGCTGACCGCCGAGGCCCTGACCCGGTCGTACGGGCCGACGCCGGCGTTGAGCGGCGTTCACCTGGCCATCGCGCGCGGCGAGATCGTCGCCGTCACCGGGCCGAGCGGCTGCGGCAAGTCGACCCTGCTGCACTGCCTCGCCGGCATCCTGCGGCCCGACGCCGGCGAGGTCCGGTACGCCGGCCACCGCATCGACACCCTCAGCGAGGCCGAGCGGTCCCGGCTGCGGCGGACCGAGTTCGGGGTGCTGTTCCAGTTCGGTCAGCTGGTCGCCGAGCTGTCCGCGCTGGAGAACGTCGCCCTGCCGCTGCTGCTCGGCGGCGCCCGCCGCACCGGGGCGTACGCGACGGCGCGCGAGCGGCTCGACCGGCTCGGTGTCGAGGACGTCGCCACGCTGCTGCCCGGCGAACTGTCCGGCGGCCAGCAGCAGCGGGTCGCGCTCGCCCGCGCGCTGGTCACCGACCCGGCCGTCCTGTTCGCCGACGAACCGACCGGCGCGCTGGACAGCCTCACCGGCGAACAGGTGCTCACCGAACTCGTCCGCGAGTCGACCGAACGCGGTACCACCGTCGTGCTCGTCACCCACGACAGCAAGGTCGCCGCGTACGCGCACCGCGAGATCGCGCTGCGCGACGGCGCCCTGGACGCGACCGGCCTCGGCGTGTTCACGGTCGGCGCCGACCGGGGGGACCGGCGATGA
- a CDS encoding PadR family transcriptional regulator — protein MSAVHVLLGILADGTPRHGYDLKQAYDALLPRARPLAFGQAYATLGRMVRDELVEEAGHDSAGGPERTSYTITDTGHVTLRTWLGTVERPAPFVTDALFTKVVVALRTGSDGATARAYLTAQRAAHAERMRELTRAKTEPGANMSDVVSADYLLGHLDADLAWMQTTLTRLGALRAELHEGDHR, from the coding sequence ATGTCCGCGGTACACGTCCTGCTCGGCATCCTCGCCGACGGCACCCCCAGACACGGTTACGACCTCAAACAGGCATACGACGCGCTGCTGCCCCGGGCGCGCCCGCTCGCCTTCGGCCAGGCGTACGCCACGCTCGGCCGGATGGTGCGCGACGAACTCGTCGAGGAAGCCGGGCACGACTCCGCCGGCGGCCCGGAACGCACCAGCTACACCATCACCGACACCGGCCACGTCACGCTCCGCACCTGGCTCGGTACCGTCGAGCGGCCCGCCCCGTTCGTCACCGACGCGCTGTTCACCAAGGTCGTCGTCGCGTTGCGGACCGGCTCCGACGGCGCCACCGCCCGCGCGTACCTGACCGCGCAACGCGCGGCGCACGCCGAGCGGATGCGCGAGCTGACCCGGGCCAAGACCGAACCCGGGGCCAACATGTCCGACGTCGTCTCGGCCGACTACCTGCTCGGGCACCTCGACGCCGACCTGGCCTGGATGCAGACCACGCTGACCCGACTCGGTGCGCTCCGCGCCGAACTGCACGAAGGAGACCACCGATGA
- a CDS encoding threonine ammonia-lyase, giving the protein MELVTIDDIRAAAEVLTGVAVRTPLLPQPWAQPGRQLWLKPENLQPVGAFKLRGAYHAIAVLPDEARKAGVVTHSSGNHGRAVAYAAAVFGVPAVVVIPDVAPPIKIEAVRELGAEVVLVPGGERADATARIAAERGMTVIPPFDHRDVIAGQGTVGLEILADAADADLVLVQVGGGGLASGVSTAIKALSPRTAVYGVEPAVAPDARDSLAAGRLVPYPDEQRYATIADGMRTGLSELTLAHLTAHLDGIVTVAEDEIRDAVGVLARQANLVAEPSGATTLAAYLHHADELPAGRTVAVVSGGNLDPAQLATLVRG; this is encoded by the coding sequence ATGGAACTGGTGACCATCGACGACATCCGCGCCGCCGCGGAGGTCCTCACCGGCGTCGCGGTCCGTACCCCGCTGCTGCCGCAGCCGTGGGCGCAGCCCGGCCGGCAGCTGTGGCTCAAGCCGGAGAACCTGCAGCCGGTCGGCGCCTTCAAGCTGCGCGGCGCGTACCACGCCATCGCCGTGCTGCCGGACGAGGCGCGCAAGGCCGGCGTGGTCACCCACTCGTCCGGCAACCACGGCCGCGCCGTCGCGTACGCCGCCGCCGTGTTCGGGGTGCCGGCCGTCGTCGTCATCCCGGACGTGGCGCCGCCGATCAAGATCGAGGCGGTCCGGGAACTCGGCGCCGAGGTCGTCCTGGTCCCCGGCGGCGAGCGCGCCGACGCCACCGCGCGCATCGCCGCCGAGCGCGGGATGACCGTGATCCCGCCGTTCGACCACCGGGACGTGATCGCCGGCCAGGGCACCGTCGGCCTGGAGATCCTCGCCGACGCCGCGGACGCCGACCTGGTACTCGTGCAGGTCGGCGGCGGTGGCCTCGCCTCCGGGGTGAGTACCGCGATCAAGGCACTGTCCCCGCGCACCGCGGTGTACGGCGTCGAACCCGCCGTCGCGCCGGACGCCCGAGACTCGCTCGCCGCCGGCCGGCTGGTGCCCTACCCGGACGAGCAGCGGTACGCGACGATCGCCGACGGGATGCGGACCGGGCTGTCCGAACTGACCCTGGCGCACCTGACCGCGCACCTGGACGGCATCGTCACGGTGGCCGAGGACGAGATCCGCGACGCGGTCGGCGTGCTCGCGCGCCAGGCCAACCTGGTCGCGGAGCCCTCCGGTGCGACCACGCTCGCCGCCTACCTGCACCATGCCGACGAACTGCCGGCCGGTCGCACCGTCGCCGTCGTGTCCGGCGGCAACCTCGACCCGGCCCAGCTGGCCACCCTCGTGCGCGGGTGA
- a CDS encoding NADP-dependent oxidoreductase: protein MRIVTQQVFGGPEVLEVAEAEPPTPLPTEVLVQVRAAGVNPVDANIRAGRFPQYGQPPFTLGWDVSGVVTARAPGVTRFAVGDEVFGLPLFPRSTNAYAEYVAVPARQLVRKPPALDHVTAAGLPLAGLTAWQSLVDTAHLAAGERVLVHAGGGGVGHLAVQIAKAHGGYVIATASGAKRDFVASLGADEVIDYRGVNFESAVKDVDVVLDCVGGTTAERSIDALRPGGLLLTIVGHHDAALAERTERAGRRFAGVGVEPDSTGLDRLVELVEADRLRVHAEHVFPFDRAGDAHRLIETGSATGKIVLTP, encoded by the coding sequence ATGCGCATCGTGACCCAACAGGTGTTCGGCGGCCCGGAGGTACTGGAGGTCGCCGAGGCCGAGCCGCCCACGCCGTTGCCGACCGAGGTGCTGGTGCAGGTGCGCGCCGCGGGGGTGAACCCGGTCGACGCGAACATCCGAGCCGGGCGCTTCCCGCAGTACGGGCAGCCACCTTTCACGCTGGGCTGGGACGTATCCGGTGTGGTCACTGCGAGGGCACCCGGGGTGACCCGGTTCGCGGTCGGTGACGAGGTGTTCGGCCTGCCGCTGTTCCCCCGCAGCACCAACGCGTACGCGGAGTACGTGGCGGTGCCGGCACGGCAACTCGTCCGCAAACCGCCCGCCCTGGACCACGTGACGGCCGCCGGGCTGCCGCTGGCCGGGTTGACCGCATGGCAGAGCCTGGTCGACACCGCACACCTGGCCGCAGGCGAGCGGGTACTGGTGCACGCCGGCGGCGGTGGGGTCGGACACCTGGCGGTACAGATCGCGAAGGCGCACGGTGGTTACGTGATCGCGACCGCCAGCGGCGCCAAGCGCGACTTCGTCGCGTCGCTGGGCGCGGACGAGGTGATCGACTACCGCGGGGTGAACTTCGAGAGCGCGGTCAAGGACGTCGACGTGGTGCTGGACTGTGTCGGTGGGACCACCGCCGAGCGGTCCATCGACGCGCTTCGCCCGGGAGGACTGTTGCTGACCATCGTCGGCCACCACGACGCCGCCTTGGCGGAGCGTACCGAGCGGGCCGGCCGGCGATTCGCCGGAGTCGGCGTGGAACCCGACAGTACCGGGCTCGACCGGCTGGTCGAGCTGGTCGAGGCGGACCGGCTGCGGGTGCACGCGGAGCACGTCTTTCCGTTCGACCGGGCCGGGGACGCACACCGGCTGATCGAGACCGGCAGCGCTACCGGGAAGATCGTCCTGACGCCATGA